A segment of the Sander lucioperca isolate FBNREF2018 chromosome 7, SLUC_FBN_1.2, whole genome shotgun sequence genome:
AGTGCAAAGGATCATGGGACTATGTTATTAACGGTCCCTGTCCTAGCTAGTTTAAGTGTTTAAGATGTTCTGTTAGTGTTTTCGTTATGCATTTATGTTACCTGGGTTTTAGTcttgatttagtgttcatgaTTATTTACATTTGTTGGGTTACCATGACTGAGACACTGGAGTAAGGTTGATGACGTATGTGTATCGAGTGAGTTTAGAGCATGAATAAACTACCTTAGATTTATCAATATCTAGCTCTCTGACTACATCCACGTAGCTCGCTACAGTGTTTGACGATCGTTGGTTGTAATAGTGTGCAGTACGCCTCCTAACCAAAGGGTGGCGGTAAGCCTTCACTCATCCTGCGCAAAAGCGTTTTGAGCGTTTAAATGGTCTTTGTTTTGGGAGGATTCCCAGCCCCCCGTCTCCTTATTTgaaaactaaagaaaaaatgtatGACAGGTATGTTAGTTTGCTCATATACCCTTATGTTTTGTTAATGTAGAGGTCACTTGCGGTTTGAAGACAGCGGGGCTCACTGTTAGCAAAGCCTTCCATCTTCCTGTAACGTTAGCAGCGTCCATCCGTCTTCTTTGTGCCAGCAATGTACCGTATGTGCTATAATCTCCACATAGCTCACATCTCCAGTTTGTATTGATGCATTTGGCAGCAGAATGAATGTTAATTTATTCAAATAAGTCAACAGTTAAGATGGAAGAAAACCAGTATACATCATTGACGGTTCCTACGGATTATTTTCAGCAGTGGTGAGTTGGTGTTGGAGGTGGCAGGGTCATGGGAAACTTCTCATGTTATCTCCCTGACGTCTTCATTTTCATGCATGAgatgaagaaaaataaacagcatTTGATGCACGACATCATACATACCTGTATACTTTACATTTAGGCTTGTAGCAAGTGATAGTGTAATCATTAATGATAATAACCATGTAATAAAATGGTCATTGAATCTGGAGTACTCTAAATAATTCAGGTATGTAGCAATACATGTAATTAACTGGCAAATGTAATTGTCAGTTAATTTAACAATGTGATGATATTGCGTTATGTGTACTTTGTAGCTGGTTTGACACATTTACGGATTTAAGGGTATATcctaaaatttaaaaatttagaCATGCTACTACACTATCCAGCAGTTATTAAACCATCACTTGCTAAAGGCTTCATAAATACACCTGCAGTGGCTCTTACTCGGCCTATTTGCCAATTGTATAATGGGCATGGCTGTAAAAGAAATCTTCACTCACATGTCTGACCTGTAGTTGTTTTCATATTGATCATAGTCACAATGTTTTTGGAAGTCCTATCAGTTGTTTGTATCTTCATATCTTCATTCTATTCTGGTCAGTCTTACCTGAGCGCACAACAAAGTTGGTGTTAAAGACTGTTTGTGGGTGCAATGTGTGAGTGTTTCTATGGCTCTAGGTTCTATGCTCAAAACCAACCAAACGCAATAAAGCGATGAAAAATACTTTCAGAGCTTGACTTACATACTCTAAACTGAATGAAATGTAGAGAATACAAACAGGTGTATATCAGCGCATGTATGTTTGTAAGTATTGTGTGTTGTAAGTTTGACATACCCACTTCTTCAGGCACCCCCATTGAGCACCAGACATCATTTCTCCTTTCTTGCTGTGTCTGGGTCCTGTTTCTACTTTTTCCCTTCTCTCTTTaaccttcttcttcctcctcctcctcctctctactTCTCTCATGCAACCTCTCTTTTCTAGGTACCAGTCCAGCCAGCAGCACCCCGAGGCGCAGTATGTGATGCCATATCACAACACGGGCCATTACACAGAAGGTCCCAGAGATGAGCTTGTCATGGCCGAGCTGTCTGTCCACCGCGAACCACCTGTTTACCAAGAACCTTTTTACCAGAACTATAACCCCCCGGCCCAAAATCACTACCAGGAGCTGACCTACCAGCCAAACGTcagggagcagcagcagcagcagcagcagcagcagcagcagcagcagcagcagcagcagcagcagcagcagcagcatcatccTGCACACCTGCACCACCCTCAGCACCAACATACAATACAGCAGCAGGAGCCGAGTGTTCAGCACCAACCTCAGCCTGCTGGTCCACCTCAAGGTATGGGATAGATCAAAGTCATTTCCCCCCACaccaaaaactgttttttttaagtacgTTTTTAGTATTTTAGTATAGTAACATCTACAACATGTTCCTCCTCTCTCCGTGCTAGTTGTGACACcggtgaagaagaagagaggTCGGCCTCCTAAGCAGCAGGCGGAGGAGGGCAAGacacaggaggaggagaatgagATTGAGGCGGCAAAAAAAGCCAAGAGGGCTCTCAACCGCTTCAACGGCATGTCAGTGGCTGAGGTTATGGCCAAAACCCTGCCAGACGTTATATCCTACAATCTTGACATTTTGATAGTGAGTTATGTACTGGAGACCTATTAAGAattaatgtatttgtttatttgaataaGTAGTGAATTGGTGCCAGTTATACAAAAAAAGATGTAAAGACAGTGTGTCTATTTGGCAAGGTTTCAGTCacaaaaaactgtaattttcaggtctgttgccatggtaacaccTTCATGTTTCTCCTCAGATTGGAATTAACCCAGGACTATTGTCAGCCTTCAAAGGACGCCATTATCCAAACCCAGGAAACCATTTCTGTATGTTGAAATTCAATTTCATTGCTGACTTCAGGGAATACACGCCAACACTTATCTTAAAAGCATCAGGCTGAATTACAAAGACATTTTCTAAAGTAATGTAACTTTTTATTTTGTGCAGCCATATAAATGGTGTCTTGGGTTTGAATATTTCACTCTATATATAAGTGACGTAGCTTCAGCGTTTCACCGCAACAATCAGACAACAGAATGCACATAATGCTTGAAACTTGTACCATATcgaaagatgtttttttttttatatatatatatatatatatatatatatatatatatatatatatatatatatatataacttggAAGTTTTGAAGTGGTCATTGAAAGGGAATATCAACATTTAAGGGGTCTgtagaaaatgaatgaatgccattttaaaatgtattatcaaTGGAGGTTTTTGCCAGACAGGATTTCAAAGGGCGAGGTTGCTGAAATCAGGGTGCACAATGATTTTTCAAGCTCCCCAAGAACATTTATCACACTGAATATTTATCACTCCAGTATCACTAGAGCACATTGTTTTatattaaaacatgtttgtgcTGATGTAGTCCTGAAGATTCAGTGCAGCTACAATGTCTGTAAAGTTCTGTAATTCTGGGTCCagtgttttaaaatgtatttcatgtgCCTCGATAGCCACTAAGCTAACTAAAATGTCAACTCTTCTTTCCTATCCAGGGAAATGTCTGTTTCTTTCTGGTCTAACTGACGAGCAGCTCAACTACATGCATGACCAAAGCCTGCCAGAGAAATATAGCATCGGCTTTACCAACATGGTAGAGAGGACCACACCTGGTAGCAAGGACCTCTCTAGGTGAATACAAAACGACATTCATCTATTAAGCTTATGGAAATGCAGTAATTTTAGTTCACGCCTTCATACAGAatgatttaacccttgtgttgtctttgggtcaaatttgacccattttctaaatgtctatatcagaaatatgttggttttttttaacttcctaattttaattaaccaaaaataacatggatggatgATCCCATACAACacgcttcgcaagtacaacaaaagatcggatctctgatttcattgaatttggggtgcTTTGTTACATtctttagcatttgaaaaagaaattgaaacGTATCGAAACAGTATCCCaactgaacgttgacatataccagtctgtgattatcctttcTTTAATATTAAATAGTTCATAATTTTTTAACTCAAtgattaggtataatttcctataaatgaggtttattgaccatgaattccaaaaataagtgtaaaactagtaataAGTTGATGTTAGTGGtttttatacatggtagtgaaaagaagtgtaaaacggcaacaacaaaaaagtgccaaaaacattgattaaagggacaaaaacgtcgttgttttgacccgggaggacgaCAAGTGCATGGTTCAacggaagacaacacaagggttaaagttaGTGCAACAGTAGACTAAGACTGAATTCTAAGCTCTAATAAGTGAGAACTTTCTGGGTAAAAATCACCACCAATGTAATTTTGTGTGTCACTTGAAACATAGATAATCATTTTCTGGTTGTATGTTTTGTCCCAGTAAGGAGATTCGTGAAGGAGGTCGACAGTTACTTGACAAGCTGCAGAAATACAAACCATTAATAGCAGCTTTTAATGGAAAAGGTACAAttattaaaacacttaaaaactaCTTCACTGTGTGAAAGTGTTTAGATGCCTTATTCATACAGCCATTGGGTAAGTTTAACAGTGTATTGACATTTGTTAATTTTGTCAGGTATTTATGAAATCTTCTGCAAAGAAACCTTTGGTGTGAAGGCAAAGAATCTCGACTTTGGTCTACAGCCTTACAAAATCCCAGAAACTGAAACGGTATGTTAAAACAGTACCTGGATTACTCTTAAAATATACTCCACAATACAAACGACAATACTCATAGCAAATTTCATTTTACCTAGGTGTGCTACTTGATGCCGTCATCAAGCCCCCGCTGTGCCCAGTTTCCACGTGCACAGGATAAGGTTCATTTCTACATCAAGCTGAAGGAACTGCGAGACCAGATGAAAGGCCTGGCACCAAGGCCCGAGGTGGAAGAGACACAGTACTTGTTCGATCTGCAGCTAGCTAAAGGTAAACGGTACAATTCCCTTTAGCTGTAGAGTACAGTTGAAACATCAGGTGTTGGATTGCAATTCCTTTTGTGGCTCGTTTGGATACAAAGATATACCTGCTTATTGGGATTTTCCGAAACATAAGCAGGGTACATCTTTGTCATTTTTACAGAtatattatgtttatgtttactgACATATTTATGTCTTAGATGAAGATCTAACACCTTGATGTTGCGTTTGTTCTGCAGAGGATGCTAAGAGGATGGCAATCAAAGAAGAGCAGGTGGATCCAGAGTATGAAAGCTGTAGTGGGCTGCATGGGGATGCAAAGCAAAGCAGCAACTCCTCCAACTAAAAGAAACagatgagaggaggagaaacAGGCCTGTCTGCTGTAGCGCACAGGTAGTGTAGTTACCATGTAGTTCTAAATATATTTAGTTGGAACTAGATGGAATTGGACTTAGTTTTAGGTGCATATGCCCTAACTGTAAATAACTCTAAACCACTGTGACTGTTTACCAAAGCAATTCAAAAAGTCTGTTGATTTTCATACAACCATGACACGAAGTGAACCAATGACCTCAACCATACTGGAAGTAAAAATAGATTTGTCAGTCCGAAAAACATTTTAAGGCGCGCACTACATTTTGGCTAACACTGCATGCAGAAAACACCACAGGGCACCTTTTACGTTTACATAATTTGCAGTAAGTGACAGAAAACACATTAAACGTTGCCATGGTCCTTTTTAAAATATCTTTTTGGTGTTTtctagaaataaaataaattgctgAACTATTCCAACATATTGGTTGATGACTTATAAATGCCTTCTGCAAGCAGCACAATCCATCTGTTTGGTTTGTATTGTGGTATCTTGCAGAAATGGACATTGTAGGCCATTCAGCGGACAACATGAAACGGAACCACTGCAGCTGGAGAGGTTCGTTCAACAGAAACCAGATATCAGCTGTACTAGTAGCATGATGCATCAATGAGGGTAAGAAACCCTCTGATGACACCACAAGAAAAGAGGAGTCATACAGTTTCCTGAGGCTTCGCAATGTGACGCACAAGGGAGAAAGTGCCCACAACAGTTACATTTTCTAACTCTCAAACAAACTGTGCATGTTTTTGGTgttcttttttatcactatttatTGCATTTTGTAAGGTACGTGTCCAGTgacttatttttgtattttgaaagAATGACATTTTATGATTTATCAGCTGTATAAAAAGGGAATTGTACTCTGGAATTTCTAATCTGTAATTACAGAGTTATTAAATCTCTTCTAAAGATGGTATGtttattgtgttattgtttttagCATTCATGTGAAGttgttatatatgtatataaccTGTAACGtaaggaaacacacacaagcccaGAAAGCGTGATTAATGCTTTTTCTTGAGCAGAAAGTCCTATTTTCAGAGCTCCGTGATTCCCAGCAGCTGTTTATTAAATACACTGATGCATAGTTCAAATAAAGCATAGCTGCAGacaaacaacatttaaaaagctagaaaaaaaactgtcatcAAAATGTCAATGACACATGGTTTTAATGGATCAATCCATTTTTGTCTGGGTACAATGTGTACAGAGcaactgctatttaaaataCAGATTTAAAGGACACATTCCCTATTTTTGGACCCAGGCAACATTAAAGCGTTTGTTATCCTTTAGATGTAATTATGCGTTGCAATTCTGTTTTGCACTAGGCTTAAACACAATGCTATGTGGAAATTATTtaggcctttaaaaaaaactttatatcTTTGTTGTTGCTTGTTTATGGGGAGCTCACAGTTTGGTAAGATATGTCCTCATATTACTGCTGTAAAAAGTAACACACACCAATGATGTCTTATCAGgttgtattgatttattttgcaAAGCCTCTGTTTGTAACATGGGTTACCAAAGAAGAAATACTGGTCAATAAAATTGCCCCATTTTAACCTTTAGGCTGTGTAAGATGTGGCAGTAACGTGTTGAAAGCCTGAAACCCAAGCAATAAGTGGAGTTGGAGCTgtgtcattattattttttatatatataatcagggttcaaaattaactttttcgtccaccagccaaatggctagtgaatgttcaaattttaccaggcACTCaaaagattaccattgttttttgccTGGTAAGTGAAGCAAACCTAccagccaattgcatattttaccagcatttggctggtaaatggtgctaatttggaaccctgTATATAATCctgtgttaaaaacaaaaagaacacTGAACATATACTTTAACCTGCTATATTTTCTATTATAGGAGTAACAGTAATAGATGTAATAGTTGCAATACTTAAAAACTGCACCAAGCCGCAAACATAACCATCACAGACTATCAGCCAATAGAAACAGGTCTCACAGAGATTTAAACTCGAGCAGCTCATACCAATGCTAAAATAGGTGCGTAccgttttgttttttctgattttattatgcagtttacAGAACAAACACCATATTCAAACAGGCTTATTAAATAAAAGGGTCACAATATCCAACAGTCTAAAATATAACCTTATTTTTACTTAATTTTTATTGTTTAAAGTCtaagagattttatttttagtcttTTTGTACACCTACGTTTTATACTTAAGATCTTCCGGTGTCAAAGTTGACCGGCAGGGCTGTCAAGTCTTTGTTGCCTCTGTTGCACCTCATATGTTGTGAATAGAAGAACGGGATAGATGGAAACACAACAGTCATATGTACAGAAGGAACTAATTTAAACCTTACCCACAACAGGTATGTCTAAGGTTTTAAATACTGGGAAATTGTATGCAATTTCTTTGCGAGGAATCTTAGTGGAAGCGAAACCATTCATCCATGCTAAGTTAGCTGAACAGCTAGCttttggctaacattagctgcacTTGTGGCACTGCTACTGAATTGCTTTTAACAAGAACATTCATGTTTTCACCCGGAATACGAAACATATATGATTGAAATGAGATCGCTACAAACTCGTATTTAACCTGCAAACAGTGTATTTTAAAACATTCTAAAGGGATAACTATTTTTCATTCGGGTTTAGCTTTTTAGTTAGCATAGCCATGGTGCAGGTGTAGATGTCTTGTCGCAGAATTGTGTGTTTAGGATATCTACTGTTATACTTTTCATAAAATAGCGTCTGCATAGGAGTGTTTTGACGTCGTTTTATTGTGTAACAAGCCATCTAGGttaatctttttgtttttttgtttatgccATGGTTTATCTTTTGTTGCTAACTCCACAGTTTGTCTACAATGCACATGCATTCAGTTTCATACACTGCCAGACTCTTAATATGCTAAACTAC
Coding sequences within it:
- the tdg.2 gene encoding G/T mismatch-specific thymine DNA glycosylase isoform X3 — its product is MLIYSNKSTVKMEENQYTSLTVPTDYFQQWYQSSQQHPEAQYVMPYHNTGHYTEGPRDELVMAELSVHREPPVYQEPFYQNYNPPAQNHYQELTYQPNVREQQQQQQQHPAHLHHPQHQHTIQQQEPSVQHQPQPAGPPQVVTPVKKKRGRPPKQQAEEGKTQEEENEIEAAKKAKRALNRFNGMSVAEVMAKTLPDVISYNLDILIIGINPGLLSAFKGRHYPNPGNHFWKCLFLSGLTDEQLNYMHDQSLPEKYSIGFTNMVERTTPGSKDLSSKEIREGGRQLLDKLQKYKPLIAAFNGKGIYEIFCKETFGVKAKNLDFGLQPYKIPETETVCYLMPSSSPRCAQFPRAQDKVHFYIKLKELRDQMKGLAPRPEVEETQYLFDLQLAKEDAKRMAIKEEQVDPEYESCSGLHGDAKQSSNSSN
- the tdg.2 gene encoding G/T mismatch-specific thymine DNA glycosylase isoform X7, which codes for MPYHNTGHYTEGPRDELVMAELSVHREPPVYQEPFYQNYNPPAQNHYQELTYQPNVREQQQQQQQQQQQQQQQQQQQQQQHHPAHLHHPQHQHTIQQQEPSVQHQPQPAGPPQVVTPVKKKRGRPPKQQAEEGKTQEEENEIEAAKKAKRALNRFNGMSVAEVMAKTLPDVISYNLDILIIGINPGLLSAFKGRHYPNPGNHFWKCLFLSGLTDEQLNYMHDQSLPEKYSIGFTNMVERTTPGSKDLSSKEIREGGRQLLDKLQKYKPLIAAFNGKGIYEIFCKETFGVKAKNLDFGLQPYKIPETETVCYLMPSSSPRCAQFPRAQDKVHFYIKLKELRDQMKGLAPRPEVEETQYLFDLQLAKEDAKRMAIKEEQVDPEYESCSGLHGDAKQSSNSSN
- the tdg.2 gene encoding G/T mismatch-specific thymine DNA glycosylase isoform X2; protein product: MLIYSNKSTVKMEENQYTSLTVPTDYFQQWYQSSQQHPEAQYVMPYHNTGHYTEGPRDELVMAELSVHREPPVYQEPFYQNYNPPAQNHYQELTYQPNVREQQQQQQQQHPAHLHHPQHQHTIQQQEPSVQHQPQPAGPPQVVTPVKKKRGRPPKQQAEEGKTQEEENEIEAAKKAKRALNRFNGMSVAEVMAKTLPDVISYNLDILIIGINPGLLSAFKGRHYPNPGNHFWKCLFLSGLTDEQLNYMHDQSLPEKYSIGFTNMVERTTPGSKDLSSKEIREGGRQLLDKLQKYKPLIAAFNGKGIYEIFCKETFGVKAKNLDFGLQPYKIPETETVCYLMPSSSPRCAQFPRAQDKVHFYIKLKELRDQMKGLAPRPEVEETQYLFDLQLAKEDAKRMAIKEEQVDPEYESCSGLHGDAKQSSNSSN
- the tdg.2 gene encoding G/T mismatch-specific thymine DNA glycosylase isoform X1 encodes the protein MLIYSNKSTVKMEENQYTSLTVPTDYFQQWYQSSQQHPEAQYVMPYHNTGHYTEGPRDELVMAELSVHREPPVYQEPFYQNYNPPAQNHYQELTYQPNVREQQQQQQQQQQQQQQQQQQQQQQHHPAHLHHPQHQHTIQQQEPSVQHQPQPAGPPQVVTPVKKKRGRPPKQQAEEGKTQEEENEIEAAKKAKRALNRFNGMSVAEVMAKTLPDVISYNLDILIIGINPGLLSAFKGRHYPNPGNHFWKCLFLSGLTDEQLNYMHDQSLPEKYSIGFTNMVERTTPGSKDLSSKEIREGGRQLLDKLQKYKPLIAAFNGKGIYEIFCKETFGVKAKNLDFGLQPYKIPETETVCYLMPSSSPRCAQFPRAQDKVHFYIKLKELRDQMKGLAPRPEVEETQYLFDLQLAKEDAKRMAIKEEQVDPEYESCSGLHGDAKQSSNSSN
- the tdg.2 gene encoding G/T mismatch-specific thymine DNA glycosylase isoform X6, with translation MYQSSQQHPEAQYVMPYHNTGHYTEGPRDELVMAELSVHREPPVYQEPFYQNYNPPAQNHYQELTYQPNVREQQQQQQQQQQQQQQQQQQQQQQHHPAHLHHPQHQHTIQQQEPSVQHQPQPAGPPQVVTPVKKKRGRPPKQQAEEGKTQEEENEIEAAKKAKRALNRFNGMSVAEVMAKTLPDVISYNLDILIIGINPGLLSAFKGRHYPNPGNHFWKCLFLSGLTDEQLNYMHDQSLPEKYSIGFTNMVERTTPGSKDLSSKEIREGGRQLLDKLQKYKPLIAAFNGKGIYEIFCKETFGVKAKNLDFGLQPYKIPETETVCYLMPSSSPRCAQFPRAQDKVHFYIKLKELRDQMKGLAPRPEVEETQYLFDLQLAKEDAKRMAIKEEQVDPEYESCSGLHGDAKQSSNSSN
- the tdg.2 gene encoding G/T mismatch-specific thymine DNA glycosylase isoform X4; its protein translation is MLIYSNKSTVKMEENQYTSLTVPTDYFQQWYQSSQQHPEAQYVMPYHNTGHYTEGPRDELVMAELSVHREPPVYQEPFYQNYNPPAQNHYQELTYQPNVREQQQQQQHPAHLHHPQHQHTIQQQEPSVQHQPQPAGPPQVVTPVKKKRGRPPKQQAEEGKTQEEENEIEAAKKAKRALNRFNGMSVAEVMAKTLPDVISYNLDILIIGINPGLLSAFKGRHYPNPGNHFWKCLFLSGLTDEQLNYMHDQSLPEKYSIGFTNMVERTTPGSKDLSSKEIREGGRQLLDKLQKYKPLIAAFNGKGIYEIFCKETFGVKAKNLDFGLQPYKIPETETVCYLMPSSSPRCAQFPRAQDKVHFYIKLKELRDQMKGLAPRPEVEETQYLFDLQLAKEDAKRMAIKEEQVDPEYESCSGLHGDAKQSSNSSN
- the tdg.2 gene encoding G/T mismatch-specific thymine DNA glycosylase isoform X5; its protein translation is MYDRYQSSQQHPEAQYVMPYHNTGHYTEGPRDELVMAELSVHREPPVYQEPFYQNYNPPAQNHYQELTYQPNVREQQQQQQQQQQQQQQQQQQQQQQHHPAHLHHPQHQHTIQQQEPSVQHQPQPAGPPQVVTPVKKKRGRPPKQQAEEGKTQEEENEIEAAKKAKRALNRFNGMSVAEVMAKTLPDVISYNLDILIIGINPGLLSAFKGRHYPNPGNHFWKCLFLSGLTDEQLNYMHDQSLPEKYSIGFTNMVERTTPGSKDLSSKEIREGGRQLLDKLQKYKPLIAAFNGKGIYEIFCKETFGVKAKNLDFGLQPYKIPETETVCYLMPSSSPRCAQFPRAQDKVHFYIKLKELRDQMKGLAPRPEVEETQYLFDLQLAKEDAKRMAIKEEQVDPEYESCSGLHGDAKQSSNSSN